Proteins encoded in a region of the Pirellulales bacterium genome:
- a CDS encoding YfcE family phosphodiesterase, producing MLLGVVSDTHGHVANTRQAIRMLESFDPVAVIHCGDIGTAEIIPLFATWPTHFVLGNVDEEVDEIDEAIRAAGQTNHGAFGQLELEQRRIAFLHGHDLPRLRETIASDRWDLVCSGHTHKRDLRREKKTVVLNPGALYRATPHSLAIVDLTTLEVTDVTL from the coding sequence ATGCTATTGGGAGTCGTCAGCGACACGCACGGTCACGTTGCCAACACGCGCCAAGCGATTCGCATGCTGGAAAGTTTCGATCCCGTGGCCGTCATCCATTGTGGCGATATCGGCACGGCCGAGATCATTCCCTTGTTCGCCACATGGCCCACGCACTTCGTGCTGGGAAATGTGGACGAAGAAGTCGACGAAATCGACGAGGCGATCCGCGCCGCAGGGCAAACGAATCACGGTGCCTTCGGCCAGTTGGAATTAGAGCAGCGTAGAATCGCCTTCCTGCACGGTCACGACCTGCCCCGGCTGCGCGAGACCATTGCCAGCGACCGCTGGGATCTGGTCTGCTCGGGCCATACCCACAAGCGCGATTTGCGCCGCGAGAAAAAGACGGTCGTGCTCAACCCGGGAGCGTTGTACCGCGCCACTCCGCATTCGCTGGCGATCGTCGATCTAACGACGCTCGAAGTGACCGACGTGACGTTGTGA
- a CDS encoding inositol monophosphatase family protein, whose product MALIAEFGKLCEEAARVGGQVLRDHAGRVEAREKNPADLVTDADVASQRAIRDTLLAVFPHHGFLAEENESIPPGPDGLRWIVDPLDGTTNFVHGIPDYAVSIGLERAGELVVGVVYAPVHDECYLAAAGEGAFLNGSPLHASRTTQLSQAVVATSFPPRSDRNSPEVARFLEVLGRCRATRRSGSSALNLCSVAAGRFDAFWSYDTKSWDVAAGALMVREAQGVLTGPGGGDFRLLEASFVAAATAALHQELCQILALATG is encoded by the coding sequence ATGGCTTTAATCGCCGAGTTTGGCAAGCTGTGCGAGGAAGCGGCACGCGTAGGCGGGCAGGTGCTTCGCGATCATGCGGGACGCGTCGAAGCCCGCGAGAAGAACCCGGCCGATCTCGTAACTGACGCGGATGTGGCGTCGCAGCGGGCGATCCGGGACACGCTCTTAGCGGTATTCCCGCACCACGGATTTCTGGCCGAAGAAAATGAGTCGATCCCGCCAGGCCCTGATGGCCTGCGGTGGATCGTCGATCCACTGGATGGCACCACGAATTTCGTTCACGGCATCCCCGACTACGCCGTCTCGATTGGATTGGAACGAGCCGGAGAACTGGTTGTCGGCGTTGTTTACGCACCGGTCCATGACGAGTGTTACCTGGCGGCCGCGGGGGAAGGCGCGTTTCTGAATGGCAGTCCCTTGCACGCGAGTCGCACGACACAGCTTTCGCAAGCTGTTGTCGCGACGAGTTTTCCTCCCCGTTCGGACCGAAATTCCCCTGAGGTTGCGCGGTTTCTCGAGGTCCTTGGTCGCTGTCGTGCGACGCGCCGTAGTGGCTCGTCGGCGTTGAACCTTTGCTCAGTGGCGGCGGGGCGGTTCGATGCGTTTTGGTCGTACGACACCAAGAGCTGGGACGTGGCCGCCGGGGCATTAATGGTGCGGGAAGCGCAGGGTGTGCTCACCGGGCCAGGAGGAGGCGATTTTCGTCTGCTGGAAGCCAGTTTCGTGGCGGCGGCTACGGCTGCGCTACACCAGGAATTGTGCCAGATTCTGGCCTTGGCCACCGGTTAG
- a CDS encoding MarR family transcriptional regulator, with the protein MTTTRLQHELKKRRPFDSVEQEAALNIVRTNDQLQIRFSRLFREFELTPSQYNVLRILRGEGQPLPILEIANRTITVVPGITGLIDRLEEAGLVARQRCEEDRRVVYVSLTAKATKLLAKIDQPLLDMHKRLLAGLSVGELTQLNALLEKIRTSFADAPE; encoded by the coding sequence ATGACGACTACCCGACTACAACACGAACTAAAAAAGCGACGCCCCTTCGACTCCGTCGAGCAGGAAGCGGCGCTGAATATCGTACGCACCAACGATCAACTGCAAATTCGCTTTAGCCGGCTGTTTCGCGAATTCGAGTTGACCCCTTCGCAGTACAACGTGCTGCGAATCTTGCGCGGCGAGGGGCAACCGCTACCGATTCTCGAAATTGCCAATCGCACGATCACGGTCGTGCCAGGCATCACCGGGTTGATCGATCGTTTGGAAGAAGCCGGCCTGGTCGCCCGCCAACGATGCGAAGAAGACCGCCGCGTGGTGTACGTCTCGTTGACGGCAAAAGCTACGAAACTACTTGCCAAGATCGACCAACCTCTCTTGGACATGCACAAACGGCTGCTGGCCGGACTGTCGGTCGGCGAACTTACGCAACTTAATGCGCTGCTGGAGAAGATTCGCACGTCGTTCGCTGACGCGCCTGAGTAG
- a CDS encoding vWA domain-containing protein, which yields MRSLHRAAVRWTTKNRWGRKGTITILAAIFMVAMLGMVAFSVDVGHVAKTQAELQRACDAAALAAAKALVNGNGAADAAATSYLALNNVAGKAIDPTSMTVEHGQWSTTTSSFSTSSSTPSAIRVTLLDNNEPLFFGRVLNKSSVNLSAQAVAMHQPRDIMLVLDFSASMCYDSQFYNMKLLGLPYVQSCLQQIYTDLGSPVYGNLTFTPQYATITGMAPTNGNMAQIKTQIQDNGVQVTSTKNITQVKLQFTDGTTQTLSGSGTSGTFNATGNNASKTVSIAWVKSGTNDSGNPTGSGERFGTDATTLAKALGLTNVTYPYSGDSWANYFSYVQSDSYVAAAGYTNMYGYMTWLNYLQASRYTHQQTPALANTHEQPVSALKDSVTNFMGYISAAAEDDRIGLSIYTYSDSTAVLESALTPNYSTLSTIVAARQAGHYIGGTNIYNGMQTARLQLQNNARTNAFKMMVLMTDGVANLPGSTTNAKNLVIQEANAAAAASIPVVTISMGALADTALMSQVASITNGVYFDIPGGQTAAQYSAQLNAVWKQVADNRPLKIVQ from the coding sequence ATGCGCAGCTTGCATCGCGCCGCGGTTCGCTGGACGACCAAGAACCGTTGGGGGCGCAAGGGAACTATCACGATTCTGGCTGCCATTTTCATGGTGGCAATGTTAGGCATGGTGGCCTTCAGTGTCGACGTCGGGCACGTCGCCAAGACGCAGGCTGAGTTGCAGCGTGCCTGCGACGCGGCGGCGCTCGCAGCGGCGAAGGCCCTGGTCAACGGTAATGGTGCTGCCGATGCGGCTGCCACCAGTTACCTGGCGCTCAATAACGTCGCCGGCAAGGCCATCGATCCGACGAGCATGACTGTCGAGCATGGTCAATGGAGCACGACAACAAGTAGCTTTTCGACGTCCAGCAGCACGCCCTCGGCGATCCGCGTCACGCTGCTCGACAATAACGAGCCGTTGTTCTTCGGTCGGGTGCTAAACAAAAGCTCCGTCAATTTGTCGGCCCAGGCCGTGGCCATGCACCAGCCGCGCGACATCATGCTAGTGCTCGATTTCTCGGCCTCGATGTGCTACGACAGCCAGTTCTATAACATGAAGCTTTTGGGGCTGCCATACGTGCAGAGCTGCTTGCAGCAGATCTACACCGATTTGGGTAGTCCTGTTTATGGGAACCTGACGTTCACGCCTCAGTACGCAACGATCACGGGCATGGCGCCGACCAATGGCAACATGGCCCAGATCAAGACCCAGATTCAAGACAACGGCGTGCAGGTGACATCGACCAAGAACATTACTCAGGTCAAGCTGCAATTCACGGACGGCACCACGCAAACACTATCCGGCAGCGGCACCAGCGGCACTTTCAATGCCACTGGTAATAATGCCAGCAAGACAGTTAGCATCGCCTGGGTGAAGTCTGGCACGAACGACAGCGGCAACCCTACTGGGTCGGGCGAACGTTTCGGCACCGATGCGACAACATTGGCGAAAGCCCTTGGCCTGACGAACGTTACGTACCCGTATTCGGGCGACAGTTGGGCGAACTACTTCAGCTACGTCCAGTCGGATAGCTACGTGGCGGCTGCCGGCTATACGAACATGTACGGCTACATGACCTGGCTGAATTACTTGCAGGCCAGCCGGTACACGCACCAGCAAACGCCGGCACTAGCCAACACGCACGAGCAGCCGGTCAGCGCCCTGAAGGATTCAGTGACGAACTTCATGGGCTACATCTCGGCCGCGGCCGAGGATGATCGGATCGGCCTGTCGATTTATACGTACTCCGATAGTACGGCAGTCCTAGAAAGCGCACTGACGCCTAACTACAGCACGCTGTCTACGATCGTTGCGGCCCGGCAGGCCGGGCATTACATCGGCGGCACAAACATCTACAACGGCATGCAAACCGCGCGTTTGCAATTGCAGAACAACGCCCGGACCAACGCGTTCAAGATGATGGTCCTGATGACAGACGGCGTGGCGAACCTGCCCGGCTCGACGACCAATGCCAAGAACCTGGTAATTCAAGAGGCGAACGCCGCCGCGGCCGCCAGTATCCCCGTGGTCACGATCAGCATGGGCGCCTTGGCCGATACGGCGCTGATGAGTCAGGTGGCCTCGATCACCAACGGCGTGTACTTTGACATCCCGGGCGGACAAACGGCCGCGCAGTATTCGGCACAATTGAACGCGGTGTGGAAACAAGTGGCCGACAATCGCCCGCTGAAGATCGTGCAGTAA
- a CDS encoding DoxX family protein gives MSNPLTPVVSIAGRVLLCIIFCMSAVGNKIPHFDQVAEVMGKVGMPSPRLLLVGAITFLLLGSASVILGYQARIGAVMLLVFLAMASYYFHAFWKLPEAEQQAQMIHFMKNLSMIGAMLFIIANGSGAGSLDTLLARHAAANELPA, from the coding sequence ATGTCCAATCCCTTGACACCCGTCGTAAGCATCGCCGGACGTGTGCTGCTTTGTATCATCTTTTGCATGAGTGCCGTCGGCAACAAAATCCCCCACTTCGATCAGGTCGCCGAGGTGATGGGCAAGGTCGGAATGCCCTCGCCGCGGCTGCTATTGGTCGGCGCGATTACGTTTCTGTTGCTCGGCAGCGCCTCGGTGATCTTGGGCTATCAGGCGCGCATTGGCGCGGTGATGCTGCTGGTCTTTCTGGCCATGGCAAGCTACTACTTCCACGCCTTCTGGAAACTACCCGAAGCGGAGCAGCAGGCCCAGATGATTCACTTCATGAAGAACCTGTCGATGATCGGCGCGATGCTCTTCATCATCGCCAATGGCTCAGGCGCTGGCAGCCTGGACACGCTATTGGCGCGGCACGCGGCTGCAAACGAATTGCCAGCCTAG
- a CDS encoding pirin family protein — protein MFQVRRANERGHFNHGWLDTFHTFSFGDYYDPANTQFSALRVMNEDTVAPGQGFGMHGHRDMEIVTYVLSGALEHRDSLGNGEVLRPGELQHMTAGTGIRHSEFNPSATEPVHLYQIWLLPERAGLTPSYEQKSFADAMRPGKWLLVASPNTAEGSLAIHQDARLFLATLEAGLELSHELAAGRHAWLQVLRGKVNAGGAALSAGDGVAVSNEKRISLASEGASEVLLFDLA, from the coding sequence ATGTTCCAGGTTCGACGAGCCAACGAGCGAGGGCATTTCAATCACGGCTGGTTGGATACGTTCCACACATTTTCCTTCGGTGACTACTATGATCCCGCAAATACCCAGTTCAGCGCGCTGCGCGTGATGAATGAGGACACCGTGGCACCGGGTCAGGGATTCGGTATGCACGGCCATCGCGACATGGAGATCGTCACCTATGTACTGTCGGGCGCTCTCGAGCATCGCGACAGTCTAGGCAACGGCGAAGTCCTGCGTCCCGGCGAGTTGCAACACATGACCGCGGGCACCGGCATCCGGCACAGCGAGTTCAACCCATCCGCGACGGAACCGGTCCACCTGTACCAGATCTGGCTACTTCCGGAACGAGCGGGGCTGACACCTAGTTACGAACAGAAGTCCTTTGCAGACGCGATGCGGCCAGGAAAGTGGCTGCTAGTCGCGTCGCCGAATACGGCCGAGGGATCGCTCGCCATCCACCAGGATGCGCGTCTTTTCCTGGCCACGCTCGAAGCGGGACTCGAACTGTCGCACGAGCTTGCCGCTGGCCGGCACGCCTGGCTGCAAGTCCTGCGTGGCAAGGTAAACGCAGGCGGTGCGGCGCTCTCGGCTGGCGACGGCGTGGCTGTAAGCAACGAGAAGAGGATCTCGCTCGCCAGCGAGGGGGCCAGCGAAGTGCTGCTATTCGATCTCGCTTGA
- the rimI gene encoding ribosomal protein S18-alanine N-acetyltransferase, with amino-acid sequence MRSDQRQELRAHIRWMIRRDMAEVLATEAESFEFPWSEDDFLRQLRQRNCIGMVADCDDQVVGFMIYELHKTRLHVLNFAVAREYRRQGIGRQMIMKLTGKLSQQRRSRLLLEVRETNLDAQLFFRSLGFRAVSVLRGFYEDTPEDAYVMQYRYRMAEVPDVVPFSQVTRRAG; translated from the coding sequence ATGCGTTCGGATCAAAGGCAGGAGCTCCGCGCTCATATTCGGTGGATGATTCGCCGTGACATGGCTGAGGTGTTGGCGACCGAAGCCGAAAGCTTTGAATTTCCCTGGTCCGAGGATGATTTCCTCCGTCAGTTGCGTCAGCGCAATTGCATCGGCATGGTGGCCGATTGCGACGACCAGGTCGTCGGGTTCATGATTTACGAGCTGCATAAAACGCGGCTGCACGTATTGAATTTCGCGGTCGCCCGCGAGTATCGCCGCCAAGGCATTGGTCGGCAGATGATCATGAAGTTGACCGGCAAGTTGTCACAGCAAAGGCGCAGCCGTTTGTTGCTCGAAGTCCGCGAAACGAACCTCGACGCGCAACTGTTTTTCCGATCACTCGGTTTTCGGGCCGTATCGGTGCTGCGCGGGTTCTACGAAGACACTCCCGAAGATGCCTATGTCATGCAGTATCGGTACCGCATGGCCGAGGTGCCTGACGTAGTTCCCTTCAGCCAGGTCACGCGTCGCGCGGGCTAG
- a CDS encoding ATP-grasp domain-containing protein, giving the protein MTFRNATSGSLLILGASTRAAAFSALAAGLRPSCADQFADADLASHSPVVAVEGYPQGLDAAARNAPDGPWMYTGALENHPTLIDRIAAQRPLLGMGGAVLSRIRDPWTVSRVLRAAHLAVPEIRRTPQDLGHAERWLRKSRSLSAGAGIGHWQLQPAGTQRPTSDRRQRTHYFQRYVEGRACAAIYLAAAGQARLLGATEQLLVSGTAQGGHFRYAGSLGPLPADARRDSRLQRLGNVLAEFFHLRGLFGVDFIDDGREIWPVEINPRYTASIEILERAASFSAVGAHVAACRDEQIPEIPPPAGDSWHGKRILYANHDIQIDDALTAKALAARDSDAKPLVADIPHAGTAIKRGQPVMTVFAAAATHDEMVSALASTTHSWNDALMGCRTKPFA; this is encoded by the coding sequence ATGACTTTTCGCAACGCCACTTCCGGGTCGCTGCTTATTCTGGGGGCCAGTACGCGCGCCGCGGCGTTTTCGGCCTTGGCAGCCGGACTGCGGCCCTCGTGCGCCGATCAGTTTGCCGACGCCGACCTTGCATCGCACAGTCCCGTCGTGGCGGTGGAAGGCTACCCGCAGGGCCTAGACGCCGCCGCCCGGAACGCTCCAGACGGTCCCTGGATGTACACCGGGGCGCTCGAAAATCACCCCACGTTGATCGATCGCATCGCCGCACAGCGGCCGTTGCTGGGAATGGGTGGGGCCGTATTGTCGCGAATTCGCGACCCTTGGACCGTTAGCCGCGTGTTACGCGCGGCGCACCTGGCCGTCCCCGAAATTCGCCGCACTCCCCAAGACCTAGGGCATGCAGAGCGATGGCTGCGAAAATCTCGCAGCTTGAGCGCCGGCGCAGGGATCGGGCACTGGCAACTGCAACCGGCCGGAACGCAGCGACCTACGTCCGACAGACGCCAGCGTACGCATTACTTTCAGCGTTACGTCGAAGGACGCGCCTGCGCTGCGATCTACCTCGCCGCCGCGGGTCAAGCGCGACTGCTCGGTGCCACCGAGCAACTATTAGTCTCGGGCACCGCACAAGGCGGCCACTTTCGCTATGCGGGCTCTCTCGGACCGCTGCCGGCCGATGCACGGCGTGACAGCCGATTGCAGCGACTCGGGAATGTGCTGGCCGAATTCTTCCACCTGCGCGGTTTGTTCGGCGTCGATTTCATCGACGATGGACGCGAAATCTGGCCCGTCGAAATCAATCCACGCTATACAGCCTCGATCGAAATCCTCGAACGAGCGGCCTCGTTCTCGGCCGTCGGCGCCCACGTCGCGGCATGTCGTGACGAGCAGATTCCCGAGATCCCACCGCCGGCCGGCGACTCCTGGCACGGCAAACGAATTCTTTATGCCAACCACGACATCCAGATCGACGACGCGTTAACGGCCAAGGCGCTCGCCGCGCGCGACAGCGACGCAAAACCGCTAGTTGCCGATATTCCGCACGCGGGCACGGCGATCAAGCGTGGGCAGCCCGTCATGACAGTGTTCGCCGCGGCCGCGACGCACGACGAAATGGTCAGCGCGTTGGCCAGCACGACGCACTCGTGGAACGACGCCCTGATGGGGTGCCGGACGAAACCGTTCGCCTGA
- a CDS encoding lysophospholipid acyltransferase family protein, translating to MAVALVVWVVRMYRRMHFTLAQFPLFYPFNLVMARVLWRAQVTGTIDIPPGQGAVIVCNHIGPIDPSFIALATNRIVHWMVAKEYVVHPAMSWFFKIMQSIPVNRRGVDTAATKLAIRYASQGGLVGLFPEGRINDSDRLLLPGRPGAALIALKARVPVVPCYLRGAPNDGTSTGAFFLPAKARLKIGKPLDISEFFGRENDKEVLADLTRRFMIEIARLAGVENYEPELAGRRWRTAADVEKEHVADVSA from the coding sequence ATGGCTGTTGCGCTCGTGGTGTGGGTGGTGCGGATGTATCGCCGCATGCACTTTACGCTCGCGCAGTTTCCGCTGTTCTATCCGTTTAACCTCGTCATGGCTCGCGTCCTGTGGCGTGCGCAAGTGACCGGCACGATCGACATTCCGCCGGGGCAGGGGGCCGTGATTGTTTGCAATCACATTGGTCCGATCGATCCTTCGTTCATTGCGCTGGCCACCAACCGTATCGTGCATTGGATGGTAGCCAAAGAGTATGTCGTCCACCCGGCGATGTCCTGGTTTTTCAAGATCATGCAGTCAATACCCGTCAATCGCCGCGGAGTCGATACGGCCGCCACAAAGTTGGCGATCCGCTACGCGTCGCAAGGGGGGTTGGTGGGGCTGTTTCCCGAGGGCCGCATCAACGACTCGGACCGGTTGCTGTTGCCGGGCCGTCCTGGCGCGGCACTGATCGCGCTTAAGGCGCGGGTACCGGTCGTGCCTTGTTATTTGCGCGGCGCTCCGAATGATGGCACTTCGACGGGCGCGTTTTTCCTGCCGGCCAAAGCACGGCTTAAGATCGGCAAGCCGTTGGATATTTCGGAGTTCTTTGGCCGAGAGAACGACAAGGAAGTACTCGCCGATTTGACGCGACGGTTCATGATCGAGATTGCGCGTCTTGCCGGGGTCGAGAATTACGAGCCTGAACTGGCAGGCCGTCGTTGGCGCACCGCCGCCGACGTGGAGAAAGAACATGTCGCCGACGTGTCGGCCTGA
- a CDS encoding DUF1080 domain-containing protein has product MPARHSFLFALLLSFVAVTHATADEGFKPLFDGRTLTGWTGDDKLWSVEDGTIAGTTEGVKLQKNTFLATEKTYKNFVLKVKFKLRNGNSGIQFRSKSFPEHVVRGYQADIAENVFMGILYEEGGRGILVNVKASEVAEHVKKDDWNEYVITADGPHITQVLNGFTTVDYTEKEEVGAKEGIIALQLHVGPPMRVWFKDIEIRELP; this is encoded by the coding sequence ATGCCTGCCCGTCACTCGTTTCTATTTGCATTGCTTCTCTCTTTTGTCGCCGTGACCCACGCGACGGCGGACGAAGGTTTTAAACCGCTCTTCGACGGACGCACGCTGACGGGTTGGACCGGAGACGACAAATTGTGGAGCGTCGAGGACGGCACGATCGCAGGTACTACCGAAGGTGTGAAGCTTCAGAAAAACACGTTTTTGGCGACCGAAAAAACCTACAAGAATTTCGTTCTGAAGGTTAAGTTCAAGCTGCGAAACGGCAATTCTGGCATTCAATTTCGTAGTAAGTCATTCCCCGAGCATGTGGTCCGCGGCTACCAAGCTGATATCGCCGAGAACGTGTTCATGGGCATCCTCTACGAAGAAGGGGGGCGCGGCATCCTGGTGAACGTCAAGGCCAGCGAAGTCGCCGAACACGTCAAGAAAGATGATTGGAATGAGTACGTCATCACTGCTGACGGCCCACACATCACGCAAGTCTTAAACGGCTTTACGACCGTCGATTACACCGAGAAAGAAGAAGTCGGCGCTAAAGAGGGCATCATCGCGTTGCAATTGCACGTCGGGCCCCCCATGCGCGTGTGGTTCAAGGACATCGAGATTCGCGAGCTGCCGTAA
- a CDS encoding CAP domain-containing protein, with the protein MYSEMLLLALVWNVAPTDKLLTTPGVVLMHPVEERVVAKTNAERKRHGLPPLEVDGKLVRSARRHTAWMTRSHSLQHTTAPVGENIAMGQQSSTEAVRSWMNSSGHRANILSSSYRKIGVAAYTASDGTVYWCQQFLR; encoded by the coding sequence ATGTACAGCGAGATGTTATTGTTGGCGCTCGTTTGGAACGTGGCCCCGACCGATAAGCTATTGACCACCCCCGGCGTCGTATTGATGCACCCGGTCGAAGAACGAGTCGTCGCCAAGACCAATGCCGAGCGCAAGCGACATGGCTTGCCCCCGTTGGAAGTCGACGGCAAGCTGGTTCGTTCGGCACGGCGCCACACGGCCTGGATGACCCGATCCCATTCACTGCAGCACACTACGGCTCCGGTGGGCGAGAACATTGCCATGGGTCAGCAATCGAGCACCGAGGCGGTTCGCTCCTGGATGAATTCCTCAGGGCATCGGGCGAATATTCTCAGTTCCTCGTACCGCAAAATCGGCGTCGCGGCCTATACGGCCAGCGATGGAACCGTCTACTGGTGCCAGCAATTCCTGCGGTAA